The following proteins are encoded in a genomic region of Pseudorca crassidens isolate mPseCra1 chromosome 5, mPseCra1.hap1, whole genome shotgun sequence:
- the POFUT2 gene encoding GDP-fucose protein O-fucosyltransferase 2 isoform X1, whose protein sequence is MAALGVFCLLLGAVSWPLTSASGEEFWPGQSAADILSGAASRRRYLLYDVNPPEGFNLRRDVYIRVASLLKTLLKTEEWVLVLPPWGRLYHWKSPDIRQVRIPWSDFFDLPSLSRNIPVMEYEQFIAESGGPFIDQVYVLQGYAEGWKEGAWEEKIDSRPCIEPPLYSQDKHEYYRGWFWGYEETRGLNVSCLSVQGSASIIAPVLLRNTSARSVMLDRAENLLHDHYGGKEYWDTRRSMVFAKHLRAVGDEFRSRYLNSTDAADGIPFEEDWTKMKVQLGSSLGGPYLGVHLRRKDFTWGHREDVPSLEGAARRIRSLMKTHRLDRVFVATDAARKELDGLRRLLPEMVRFEPTWEELELYKDGGVAIVDQWVCAHARRFFIGTSVSTFSFRIHEEREILGLDPKTTYNRFCGDEEKACEQPTHWRIAY, encoded by the exons ATGGCGGCGCTCGGCGTCTTCTGCTTGCTCCTCGGGGCGGTATCCTGGCCGCTGACCTCGGCCTCGGGCGAGGAGTTCTGGCCAGGCCAGTCGGCAGCCGACATCTTGTCGGGGGCGGCGTCCCGCAGACG GTATCTTCTGTACGACGTCAACCCCCCGGAGGGCTTCAACCTCCGCAGGGACGTGTACATCCGGGTCGCCTCCCTCCTGAAGACTCTGCTGAAGACTGAGGAGTGGGTGCTGGTACTGCCCCCCTGGGGCCGCCTCTACCACTGGAAGAGCCCCGACATTCGCCAGGTCCGGATTCCCTGGTCCGACTTTTTCGATCTTCCAAGTCTCAGTAGGAACATCCCCGTCATGGAGTACGAACAGTTCATTGCAG AGTCCGGCGGGCCCTTCATCGACCAGGTCTATGTCCTGCAAGGTTATGCAGAGGGCTGGAAGGAGGGGGCCTGGGAGGAGAAGATCGACAGCCGGCCCTGCATCGAGCCGCCCCTTTACTCGCAGGACAAGCACGAGTATTACAG AGGATGGTTTTGGGGTTATGAAGAGACGCGGGGTTTAAACGTGTCCTGTCTGTCTGTTCAGGGGTCGGCTTCCATCATCGCCCCTGTGCTCCTGAGAAACACGTCCGCACG GTCCGTGATGTTAGACCGAGCCGAAAACCTCCTTCACGACCACTATGGAGGGAAGGAGTACTGGGAC ACCCGGCGCAGCATGGTGTTCGCCAAGCACCTGCGGGCCGTGGGGGACGAGTTCCGGAGCAGGTACCTGAATTCCACGGACGCGGCCGACGGGATCCCCTTCGAGGAGGACTGGACCAAGATGAAG GTCCAGCTGGGCTCTTCGCTGGGGGGCCCATACCTGGGCGTCCACCTGAGGAGGAAGGACTTCACCTGGGGGCACAGGGAGGACGTGCCCAGCCTGGAGGGGGCCGCGAGGAGGATCCGCAGCCTCATGAAGACCCACCGGCTGGACAGGGTGTTCGTGGCCACGGACGCCGCCAGGAAGG AGCTGGATGGGCTCCGGAGGCTGCTGCCCGAGATGGTGCGGTTCGAACCCACGTGGGAGGAGCTGGAGCTCTACAAGGACGGGGGTGTCGCCATCGTGGACCAGTGGGTCTGCGCACACGCCCG CAGGTTTTTTATCGGCACCTCGGTCTCCACGTTCTCTTTTCGAATTCACGAGGAGAGAGAGATCCTGGGGTTGGACCCCAAGACGACATACAACCGGTTCTGTGGGGACGAGGAGAAGGCGTGCGAGCAGCCCACGCACTGGAGAATTGCGTACTGA
- the POFUT2 gene encoding GDP-fucose protein O-fucosyltransferase 2 isoform X2 — MAALGVFCLLLGAVSWPLTSASGEEFWPGQSAADILSGAASRRRYLLYDVNPPEGFNLRRDVYIRVASLLKTLLKTEEWVLVLPPWGRLYHWKSPDIRQVRIPWSDFFDLPSLSRNIPVMEYEQFIAESGGPFIDQVYVLQGYAEGWKEGAWEEKIDSRPCIEPPLYSQDKHEYYRGWFWGYEETRGLNVSCLSVQGSASIIAPVLLRNTSARSVMLDRAENLLHDHYGGKEYWDTRRSMVFAKHLRAVGDEFRSRYLNSTDAADGIPFEEDWTKMKVQLGSSLGGPYLGVHLRRKDFTWGHREDVPSLEGAARRIRSLMKTHRLDRVFVATDAARKELDGLRRLLPEMVRFEPTWEELELYKDGGVAIVDQWVCAHARFFIGTSVSTFSFRIHEEREILGLDPKTTYNRFCGDEEKACEQPTHWRIAY; from the exons ATGGCGGCGCTCGGCGTCTTCTGCTTGCTCCTCGGGGCGGTATCCTGGCCGCTGACCTCGGCCTCGGGCGAGGAGTTCTGGCCAGGCCAGTCGGCAGCCGACATCTTGTCGGGGGCGGCGTCCCGCAGACG GTATCTTCTGTACGACGTCAACCCCCCGGAGGGCTTCAACCTCCGCAGGGACGTGTACATCCGGGTCGCCTCCCTCCTGAAGACTCTGCTGAAGACTGAGGAGTGGGTGCTGGTACTGCCCCCCTGGGGCCGCCTCTACCACTGGAAGAGCCCCGACATTCGCCAGGTCCGGATTCCCTGGTCCGACTTTTTCGATCTTCCAAGTCTCAGTAGGAACATCCCCGTCATGGAGTACGAACAGTTCATTGCAG AGTCCGGCGGGCCCTTCATCGACCAGGTCTATGTCCTGCAAGGTTATGCAGAGGGCTGGAAGGAGGGGGCCTGGGAGGAGAAGATCGACAGCCGGCCCTGCATCGAGCCGCCCCTTTACTCGCAGGACAAGCACGAGTATTACAG AGGATGGTTTTGGGGTTATGAAGAGACGCGGGGTTTAAACGTGTCCTGTCTGTCTGTTCAGGGGTCGGCTTCCATCATCGCCCCTGTGCTCCTGAGAAACACGTCCGCACG GTCCGTGATGTTAGACCGAGCCGAAAACCTCCTTCACGACCACTATGGAGGGAAGGAGTACTGGGAC ACCCGGCGCAGCATGGTGTTCGCCAAGCACCTGCGGGCCGTGGGGGACGAGTTCCGGAGCAGGTACCTGAATTCCACGGACGCGGCCGACGGGATCCCCTTCGAGGAGGACTGGACCAAGATGAAG GTCCAGCTGGGCTCTTCGCTGGGGGGCCCATACCTGGGCGTCCACCTGAGGAGGAAGGACTTCACCTGGGGGCACAGGGAGGACGTGCCCAGCCTGGAGGGGGCCGCGAGGAGGATCCGCAGCCTCATGAAGACCCACCGGCTGGACAGGGTGTTCGTGGCCACGGACGCCGCCAGGAAGG AGCTGGATGGGCTCCGGAGGCTGCTGCCCGAGATGGTGCGGTTCGAACCCACGTGGGAGGAGCTGGAGCTCTACAAGGACGGGGGTGTCGCCATCGTGGACCAGTGGGTCTGCGCACACGCCCG GTTTTTTATCGGCACCTCGGTCTCCACGTTCTCTTTTCGAATTCACGAGGAGAGAGAGATCCTGGGGTTGGACCCCAAGACGACATACAACCGGTTCTGTGGGGACGAGGAGAAGGCGTGCGAGCAGCCCACGCACTGGAGAATTGCGTACTGA